A genomic segment from Fusarium keratoplasticum isolate Fu6.1 chromosome 10, whole genome shotgun sequence encodes:
- a CDS encoding PKS-ER domain-containing protein — MATHTAAWIKHKHAPLEIGPIETPTPGPGEILVKVRFIAFSPIESKQQKIEVHPLTYPNILGLSFSGVVESVGPSVEKFSKGDNVAVARPHGKANDPRFGSFQQYALACAENTSKLPSSEFLESGAKVVLNLATVTAACSHFLGLERPGLDKSKSQRGERILVYGGSSSCGGLAIRYAAAAGYEVVTTSSPKNREYVTSLGPVAVIDHTSPPGKIIQDLQSHGPYHRILDTIGIPPVTNIITKYLSSAGGGSYNTLIPVFPGTNPIPENVERRFESYGWIFNNPEHEEFRKWYYETLVPQGLESGVIVSTPSQRVDGGLANTQHALDIMDRGEVSGHKLVLNPWD, encoded by the exons ATGGCAACACATACCGCAGCTTGGATCAAGCACAAGCACGCTCCTTTGGAGATTGGCCCTATTGAAACTCCGACTCCGGGGCCTGGGGAGATTCTTGTCAAAGTCCGATTTATTGCTTTCAGTCCAATTGAATCCAAGCAACAGAA GATTGAAGTTCATCCTTTGACCTACCCCAATATCCTCGGTCTCTCATTCTCTGGCGTTGTTGAGAGCGTCGGCCCTAGTGTTGAGAAATTCTCCAAGGGCGACAACGTAGCTGTTGCTCGCCCCCACGGCAAAGCGAATGATCCAAGATTTGGGTCTTTCCAGCAATATGCGCTTGCATGTGCCGAGAATACGTCCAAGCTGCCATCCAGCGAGTTCTTAGAGTCGGGAGCCAAGGTTGTTCTCAATCTCGCTACCGTCACAGCAGCATGCTCTCACTTTCTTGGCCTAGAACGACCTGGTCTTGATAAATCCAAGTCTCAGAGGGGTGAAAGAATCCTTGTATATGGAGGTTCAAGCTCTTGTGGTGGCCTTGCCATACGATATGCGGCAGCTGCTGGTTATGAAGTTGTCACCACTTCTTCACCTAAAAACCGTGAATATGTCACTTCCTTGGGTCCGGTTGCGGTGATCGATCACACCAGCCCTCCCGGCAAGATCATCCAGGACCTGCAAAGTCACGGCCCCTATCATCGCATTTTGGACACCATCGGTATTCCGCCAGTTACCAACATTATTACCAAGTATCTCAGCAGCGCCGGCGGAGGATCTTACAACACTCTTATTCCCGTTTTCCCAGGCACAAACCCAATCCCAGAGAATGTGGAACGCAGATTCGAGTCATACGGATGGATCTTCAATAACCCAGAGCATGAAGAGTTCAGGAAGTGGTACTATGAAACGTTAGTACCCCAGGGACTTGAGTCTGGAGTCATTGTGTCCACTCCGTCGCAACGGGTCGATGGAGGGCTTGCCAACACTCAACATGCACTGGATATCATGGACCGAGGGGAAGTGAGCGGGCATAAGCTTGTCCTGAACCCATGGGACTAG